A genome region from Frankineae bacterium MT45 includes the following:
- a CDS encoding sortase A: MANTPDDGATDVLEPPEPPAQPPLKPHRDRLGLLLSGVGQTLITAGVIVLLFVVYEVWITNIFSAAKQEKVHTELIKQWESPTGDDPVVQAELGLPNGKQYTIPAGTGIAVLYIPRFGKDYAKTIVEGTDASDLEKGPGHYTGTQLPGQKGNFAIAGHRVGKGEPFLNLDELLPGDAVVVQTKATWYVYTVLGDPATKNLSTTNALGVPGREIVHPSNTTVIDPVPGHAGVPASKATESLITLTTCHPKFSATERMIIHGTLTRTVQASGSALPKELPGGTL, encoded by the coding sequence GTGGCGAACACTCCCGACGACGGCGCGACCGACGTCCTCGAACCGCCAGAGCCGCCGGCCCAACCGCCGCTCAAGCCGCACCGTGACCGCCTCGGCCTGCTGCTGAGCGGAGTCGGCCAGACGCTGATCACCGCCGGCGTCATCGTGCTCCTCTTCGTCGTCTACGAGGTGTGGATCACCAACATCTTCAGCGCGGCCAAGCAGGAGAAGGTGCACACCGAGCTCATCAAGCAGTGGGAGTCGCCCACCGGTGACGACCCGGTGGTGCAGGCCGAGCTCGGTCTACCCAACGGCAAGCAGTACACGATCCCGGCCGGCACCGGCATCGCCGTCCTCTACATCCCGCGCTTCGGCAAGGACTACGCGAAGACGATCGTGGAGGGTACCGATGCCTCCGACCTGGAGAAGGGCCCCGGCCACTACACCGGCACCCAGCTTCCGGGGCAGAAGGGGAACTTCGCGATCGCCGGGCACCGGGTCGGCAAGGGTGAGCCCTTCCTGAACCTGGACGAGCTGCTCCCCGGGGACGCCGTGGTGGTGCAGACCAAGGCCACCTGGTACGTCTACACGGTCCTGGGTGACCCGGCCACCAAGAACCTCTCCACCACCAACGCGCTGGGTGTCCCCGGACGCGAGATCGTGCACCCGTCGAACACCACGGTGATCGACCCGGTGCCCGGCCACGCCGGCGTCCCCGCATCGAAGGCCACCGAGTCGCTGATCACGCTCACCACCTGCCACCCCAAGTTCAGCGCAACCGAGCGGATGATCATCCACGGGACGCTGACCCGCACGGTCCAGGCATCCGGATCGGCACTACCGAAGGAACTACCCGGAGGGACGCTCTAG
- a CDS encoding peptidyl-prolyl cis-trans isomerase A (cyclophilin A) produces MSQTATLHTSAGDIVINLFADQAPKTVKNFVELAKGEREWTHPETGKKSSDPLYDGTVFHRVIDNFMIQGGDPLGQGYGGPGYKFGDEFHPELQFDRPYLLAMANSGPATNGSQFFITVARTPHLNRKHTIFGEVADAESRKVVDAIATTATDGRDRPKTDIVINSIDVTDA; encoded by the coding sequence GTGTCTCAGACCGCAACGCTGCACACCAGCGCCGGAGATATCGTCATCAACCTCTTCGCCGACCAGGCTCCGAAGACGGTCAAGAACTTCGTCGAGCTCGCCAAGGGAGAGCGCGAGTGGACGCACCCGGAGACGGGTAAGAAGAGCAGCGATCCCCTCTACGACGGCACCGTCTTCCACCGCGTCATCGACAACTTCATGATCCAGGGCGGCGACCCGCTCGGACAGGGTTACGGAGGCCCGGGCTACAAGTTCGGCGACGAGTTCCACCCCGAGCTGCAGTTCGACCGTCCGTACCTGCTGGCGATGGCCAACTCCGGCCCGGCGACCAACGGCTCCCAGTTCTTCATCACGGTGGCCCGCACCCCGCACCTGAACCGAAAGCACACCATCTTCGGTGAGGTCGCCGACGCCGAGAGCCGCAAGGTCGTCGACGCGATCGCCACCACCGCCACCGATGGGCGCGACCGTCCCAAGACCGACATCGTGATCAATTCGATCGACGTCACCGACGCCTGA
- a CDS encoding Membrane associated serine protease, rhomboid family, producing the protein MSGPMNDGVGEAAAAPIAHCYRHPTRETGVRCVRCDRPICPDCMRPASVGFQCPDDVRLGQVGRTQPRTVVGARIGSGAPVVTWSIVGINVLVYLASAIGSPGGLNNPTQSQLFTHWQLFPYAVHHNHEYWRLLTSAFLHVSLLHIAVNMLALWIIGPYLERLLGPARYTGLYLLSALGGSVAVYLFGAQLQGVAGASGAIFGLFAAALIFVRELGLDPRSLIMTLVLNFIFTFAVADISRLGHVGGFLTGAAAAFAIGGLPKHRGKLPNNVQAALLLLLLGVLIVGVAWRTATFPALIN; encoded by the coding sequence ATGTCTGGGCCGATGAACGACGGGGTCGGGGAGGCGGCGGCTGCGCCGATCGCGCACTGCTACCGCCACCCCACCCGTGAGACCGGGGTTCGCTGCGTGCGCTGCGACCGCCCGATCTGCCCGGACTGCATGCGCCCGGCCTCAGTCGGGTTCCAATGCCCGGACGATGTCCGGCTGGGCCAGGTCGGTCGTACCCAACCCCGCACCGTCGTCGGGGCCCGCATCGGCTCGGGTGCCCCGGTCGTCACGTGGTCGATCGTCGGCATCAATGTTCTCGTCTACCTGGCCTCGGCCATCGGTTCGCCGGGTGGGCTGAACAACCCCACCCAGTCGCAGCTCTTCACGCATTGGCAGCTCTTCCCGTACGCCGTGCACCACAATCACGAGTACTGGCGGCTGCTCACCTCCGCGTTCCTTCATGTCTCGCTGCTGCACATCGCGGTGAACATGCTGGCGCTCTGGATCATCGGGCCGTACCTGGAGCGGCTGCTCGGGCCGGCCCGCTACACCGGGCTGTATCTGCTCAGCGCACTCGGCGGCTCGGTGGCCGTCTACCTCTTCGGTGCCCAGCTGCAGGGCGTCGCCGGGGCGTCCGGGGCCATCTTCGGGCTCTTCGCCGCTGCGCTGATCTTCGTCCGGGAACTCGGGCTGGATCCCCGCTCGCTCATCATGACGCTGGTGCTGAACTTCATCTTCACCTTCGCCGTGGCCGACATCTCGCGACTCGGGCACGTCGGCGGATTCCTCACCGGTGCCGCGGCCGCCTTCGCGATCGGCGGGCTGCCGAAGCACCGCGGCAAGCTGCCCAACAACGTGCAGGCTGCGCTGCTGCTACTCCTGCTGGGGGTACTGATCGTCGGCGTGGCCTGGCGGACTGCCACCTTCCCGGCCCTCATCAACTGA
- a CDS encoding para-aminobenzoate synthetase component 2 → MTAAAKPILVVDNYDSFVYNLVQYLGQLGAEVDVRRNDAVAASDVASGDFAGVLISPGPGTPQEAGNSMEIVRACAELQLPLFGVCLGHQAIGAIFGASVVRAPELLHGKTSEVLHDGTGVLAGIRSPFIATRYHSLTVVESELPESVIVTGRTASGVVMALRHRDLPIDGVQFHPESVLTQGGHRMVANWLLRCGYSIDWDRVLELESGMESLRETAFVSA, encoded by the coding sequence ATGACCGCCGCGGCCAAGCCGATTCTGGTCGTGGATAACTACGACAGCTTCGTCTACAACCTGGTGCAGTACCTCGGGCAGTTGGGAGCCGAGGTCGACGTACGCCGCAACGATGCGGTCGCAGCGTCCGATGTCGCCTCCGGTGACTTCGCCGGCGTACTCATCTCACCCGGGCCGGGCACCCCGCAGGAGGCCGGCAACAGCATGGAGATCGTCCGTGCCTGCGCCGAACTGCAGCTGCCGCTCTTCGGCGTCTGCCTCGGCCACCAGGCGATCGGCGCCATCTTCGGGGCTTCGGTGGTCCGCGCGCCCGAGCTGCTGCACGGTAAGACCTCCGAGGTGCTGCACGATGGAACCGGCGTGCTGGCCGGTATCCGGTCACCCTTTATCGCCACTCGCTACCACTCGCTGACCGTCGTCGAATCCGAGCTGCCGGAGTCGGTGATCGTCACCGGACGGACGGCCTCGGGTGTGGTGATGGCCCTGCGCCACCGTGACCTGCCGATCGACGGCGTCCAGTTCCACCCCGAGTCGGTGCTGACCCAGGGCGGCCACCGGATGGTGGCGAACTGGCTGCTGCGCTGCGGGTACAGCATCGACTGGGACCGGGTGCTCGAACTCGAGTCCGGCATGGAGTCGCTGCGGGAGACGGCGTTCGTCTCGGCCTGA
- a CDS encoding Uncharacterized conserved protein YlxW, UPF0749 family produces the protein MSSSDERPAAHPASARPTPSARPVPPTRRSWRWQVGVPIIFAVAGVMFATSHSVSRGTDLRSSSDVNLASLVRTAQANLDAQAATLAKLQAQVKAETDAAAVGNQAVARAQAASTPLLAPAGLTAVSGPGLTVTLDDAKSVPADPNVDLNELVVHQSDLQAVVNAMWHGGAEAMTIAGQRVIATSAVRCVGNTLLLNGRVYSPPFRVAAIGPSRTMQKALDASAGVQLFRQAATYYGLDYSTATSDQLNLPAYGQAISLTYAKAGSK, from the coding sequence ATGAGCAGCTCTGACGAGCGCCCGGCCGCCCATCCGGCGAGTGCTCGCCCGACCCCATCGGCCCGGCCGGTCCCACCGACGCGGCGCTCCTGGCGCTGGCAGGTCGGGGTGCCGATCATCTTCGCCGTCGCCGGGGTCATGTTCGCGACCAGTCACAGCGTCTCCCGCGGGACGGATCTTCGTAGCTCCTCGGACGTGAATCTGGCCAGTCTGGTGCGCACCGCCCAGGCCAACCTCGACGCCCAGGCGGCCACGCTGGCCAAGCTGCAGGCGCAGGTGAAGGCCGAGACCGACGCCGCGGCGGTCGGAAACCAGGCGGTCGCCCGGGCCCAGGCCGCGTCGACGCCACTACTCGCACCGGCCGGCCTCACCGCGGTCTCGGGGCCGGGACTGACCGTCACTCTCGACGACGCGAAGAGCGTCCCGGCCGACCCCAACGTCGACCTGAACGAACTGGTCGTGCACCAGTCGGACCTGCAGGCGGTCGTGAACGCGATGTGGCACGGCGGCGCTGAGGCGATGACGATCGCCGGACAGCGGGTGATCGCGACGAGTGCCGTCCGCTGCGTCGGAAACACCCTGCTGCTGAACGGCCGCGTCTACTCACCCCCCTTCCGGGTGGCGGCGATCGGCCCATCAAGGACAATGCAGAAGGCACTGGACGCGTCGGCGGGAGTGCAGCTCTTCCGGCAGGCGGCGACCTACTACGGGTTGGACTACTCGACCGCGACGTCGGATCAGCTGAACCTGCCGGCCTACGGCCAGGCGATCAGCCTCACCTATGCGAAAGCAGGATCTAAGTAG
- a CDS encoding PH domain-containing protein: MDIDRRPTCRYGPDRRLGWGAAGLTIVALVAALTMTDPAGRLVSGLLTVVLGAYAFLGLAYSPSLVASSDGLHIHTLSVTATLRWDQLTAVRVDNSTHLGLSNRALELDFDDQLVVLGRRSLGVDPQEVYGVLRSFGAPTV; the protein is encoded by the coding sequence GTGGATATAGATCGCAGACCCACCTGCCGCTACGGTCCGGACCGGCGGCTGGGCTGGGGGGCCGCCGGGCTGACGATCGTCGCCCTGGTGGCCGCGCTGACCATGACCGATCCGGCCGGCCGGCTGGTCTCCGGCCTGCTGACGGTGGTGCTGGGCGCCTACGCATTCCTCGGTCTCGCCTACTCCCCCAGCCTGGTCGCCAGCAGCGACGGGCTGCACATCCACACCCTCTCCGTGACGGCGACGCTGCGGTGGGATCAGCTCACTGCGGTCCGGGTCGACAATTCAACCCACCTGGGGCTCTCCAACCGCGCGCTGGAGTTGGACTTTGACGATCAGCTCGTGGTCCTCGGTCGCCGTTCGCTGGGGGTCGACCCGCAGGAGGTCTACGGGGTCCTGCGCAGTTTCGGCGCCCCGACGGTTTAA